The Manihot esculenta cultivar AM560-2 chromosome 11, M.esculenta_v8, whole genome shotgun sequence genome includes a region encoding these proteins:
- the LOC122724997 gene encoding polygalacturonase ADPG1-like, translating into MAMNFDCSENVPCKNISLKNIELRTASSVQSVSSNCNNAFGSAEGKDSFAIVCILSLVSSMFIVVPSKNYNVLSYGAVGNRNKDDTQVFIKAWTDTCPCKSSQVNVQLSGNIIAPDDPNDWKGLNSGKRLTFRYVDGLTVSGNGLLDGRGQGWWDISCRYQPGKDPFTILCMLSFLSARFNVVSSNNTYDVLSYGAVGDGNADDSLAFVKAWNDTCNDPDTPTMIIPDGKTFFVHPITLVGPCKSTNINVQLLGKIIAPDDTNAWKGLEFGDWLVFKYVDGLIVNGASRGLLDGRGKGWWDISCKNNPDKPDCNKLAPTILRFISCNNLKVNGINTTQSGGGHLSFFSCNNVEVESVNLQSPAKSPNTDGVHISHTTSFWINNSIIATGDDCISMLDRTYNINITYIQCGPGHGISIGSLGGLGENVDVENITISHIDFYNTTNGARIKTWMEGTGQIQNVEFSNIIFDAVENPIIIDQHYGDPKSTPPKDTGIHISEVRYFELSGTSKTQTAINFNCSESVACTDISLKNIQLKSATSGELDSKCNNAYGRADGVQVPKPCLRSN; encoded by the exons ATGGCTATGAATTTTGATTGTAGTGAGAATGTGCCTTGCAAGAATATCAGCTTGAAGAATATTGAATTAAGAACTGCATCATCAGTGCAATCAGTGAGTTCAAACTGCAACAATGCTTTTGGATCGGCTGAAGGAAAG GATTCATTTGCCATTGTCTGTATTTTGAGCCTAGTCTCATCAATGTTCATCGTCGTTCCAAGTAAAAATTACAATGTTCTAAGTTATGGGGCAGTTGGCAATCGCAATAAAGATGACACTCAG GTATTTATCAAGGCATGGACAGACACAT GTCCTTGCAAATCTAGCCAAGTCAACGTTCAG TTATCAGGAAATATTATAGCCCCTGATGATCCTAACGACTGGAAGGGCCTCAATTCTGGGAAACGGTTAACGTTTCGATACGTAGATGGGCTAACAGTATCTGGCAATGGCTTGCTAGACGGACGTGGACAGGGCTGGTGGGATATTTCTTGCAGATACCAACCTGGAAAG GATCCATTTACCATCCTTTGTATGTTGAGCTTTTTGTCAGCAAGGTTTAATGTCGTTTCGAGTAATAATACTTACGACGTTTTGAGTTATGGGGCAGTTGGCGATGGAAATGCAGATGATTCACTG GCATTTGTTAAGGCATGGAATGACACATGTAATGATCCAGACACACCTACCATGATCATTCCTGATGGAAAGACATTCTTTGTGCATCCTATAACTCTTGTAGGGCCTTGCAAATCTACCAACATCAATGTTCAG CTATTAGGAAAGATCATAGCGCCTGATGATACCAATGCATGGAAAGGACTAGAGTTTGGAGACTGGTTAGTCTTTAAATACGTAGATGGGCTGATAGTAAATGGCGCCAGCAGGGGCTTGCTAGATGGACGTGGAAAGGGGTGGTGGGATATTTCTTGCAAAAATAATCCTGACAAG CCGGATTGCAATAAACTTGCTCCGACG ATTCTCAGATTTATTTCTTGTAATAATCTTAAAGTGAATGGAATTAATACTACACAAAGTGGTGGAGGTCATCTTTCCTTCTTTAGCTGCAACAATGTCGAAGTAGAATCAGTGAACCTACAATCACCTGCAAAAAGCCCTAACACAGACGGCGTCCACATTTCACACACGACTTCTTTTTGGATTAACAACTCAATTATTGCCACTG GAGATGATTGCATCTCTATGTTGGATCGCACATACAACATTAACATCACTTACATTCAATGTGGACCTGGTCATGGAATAAG CATTGGAAGCTTAGGAGGTTTGGGAGAAAATGTAGACGTGGAGAACATAACCATAAGTCATATAGACTTTTACAACACAACCAATGGGGCAAGGATCAAGACTTGGATG gaGGGGACAGGTCAAATTCAAAACGTTGAGTTCTCTAACATAATATTTGATGCAGTAGAAAATCCCATAATTATTGACCAGCATTACGGTGACCCCAAAAGCACGCCGCCGAAG GACACTGGAATTCACATAAGTGAAGTTCGTTACTTTGAATTATCTGGGACGTCAAAGACACAAACAgctataaattttaattgcaGTGAAAGCGTGGCTTGCACCGATATCAGTCTGAAAAATATTCAACTGAAATCTGCAACATCAGGAGAATTGGATTCAAAATGCAATAATGCTTATGGAAGGGCTGATGGAGTTCAGGTGCCTAAGCCTTGTCTTCGTTCAAATTGA
- the LOC110625492 gene encoding probable polygalacturonase At3g15720 codes for MFIVVSSKNYNVLSYGAVGNGNNDDTQAFIKAWTDTCKDSDRPVMLIPKGKTFLVHPVTFAGPCKSSQVDVQLSGNVIAPNDPNAWKGLDFGKWLTFQYVDGLTVSGDGLLDGRGKGWWDISCKYNPGKGCNKLAPSILRFENCNNVKTTRIRTVQSGGVHLVYFGCQGVEVTSVNINAPDESPNTDGIRLSHSTSVSITDSIIGTGDDCIAMLDRSYNISITRVNCGPGHGISIGSLGGNGDEVDLENITISHINFYNTTNGARIKTWPAGKGQVRNVEFSNIKFKEVENPIIIDQHYGESKNSPRQKTEF; via the exons ATGTTCATCGTCGTTTCGAGTAAAAATTACAATGTTCTAAGTTATGGGGCAGTTGGCAATGGCAATAATGATGACACACAG GCATTTATCAAGGCATGGACAGACACATGTAAGGATTCAGACAGACCTGTTATGTTAATTCCCAAGGGAAAGACATTCTTGGTGCATCCTGTAACATTTGCAGGTCCTTGCAAATCTAGCCAAGTCGACGTTCAG TTATCAGGAAATGTTATAGCCCCTAATGATCCTAATGCCTGGAAGGGCTTAGATTTTGGAAAATGGTTAACTTTTCAATATGTAGATGGGCTCACAGTATCTGGCGATGGCTTGCTAGATGGACGTGGAAAGGGCTGGTGGGATATTTCTTGCAAATACAATCCTGGAAAG GGTTGCAACAAACTTGCTCCATCG ATACTCAGATTTGAAAACTGTAACAATGTTAAAACGACAAGAATTAGAACTGTACAAAGTGGCGGAGTTCATCTTGTCTACTTTGGCTGCCAAGGTGTGGAAGTAACATCAGTGAACATAAACGCACCTGACGAAAGCCCCAACACAGATGGCATCCGCCTTTCACACTCGACTTCTGTGTCCATCACTGACTCGATTATCGGCACCG GAGATGATTGCATTGCCATGCTGGATCGCTCATACAACATTTCCATCACTCGTGTTAACTGTGGACCTGGTCATGGAATAAG CATTGGAAGCTTAGGAGGTAATGGAGACGAGGTAGACTTGGAGAACATAACTATAAGTCATATAAATTTCTACAACACAACCAATGGGGCAAGGATCAAGACTTGGCCG GCTGGGAAAGGCCAAGTTCGAAACGTTGAGTTCTCTAATATAAAGTTTAAGGAAGTGGAGAATCCCATCATCATTGATCAGCACTACGGTGAATCCAAAAATTCACCCCGACAAAAGACGGAGTTTTAA